One Tepidanaerobacter syntrophicus DNA segment encodes these proteins:
- a CDS encoding NADH:flavin oxidoreductase, translating into MASFERFNFKTIDDLKRKIEELEVNIKLSEDLSPLAKPVKVGHLTAPNSIAILPMEGCDSNRDGSPSDLVRRRYRRFASGGAGLIWFEACAVVHEGRANPLQMFLTKDNVKEFAELVKETDRAAAEGNGAGHRPVKILQLTHSGRYSRPDDLPAPMIPQHDPMLDPTVGLSPDAPVLSDEYFDNLTQKYVESALLAKEAGFDGVDIKSCHRYLLSELAASHMREGKYGGSFENRTRFILNTIKAVREKVGDDFIVASRFNVFDAHPYPYGFGVDRENYMKPDLTEPLKLVRKMIESGVNLLGSSAGNPYYKAVYVTRPFDTPVIGGEMPEEHPLESVARLFELTRQVQREAKDIPVIGSGYTWLRWFLPYAGAANLLEGACGMMGLGRQAIAYPDAPRDILTKGRMEPNKCCITCSKCTQIMRDHGRTGCVMRDSQVYLPLYNEARKNASKK; encoded by the coding sequence ATGGCATCTTTTGAAAGATTTAATTTCAAGACAATAGATGACTTAAAAAGAAAGATTGAAGAACTCGAAGTTAATATAAAACTTAGCGAAGACCTGTCGCCCCTGGCAAAACCCGTTAAAGTCGGGCATCTTACTGCGCCAAACTCTATTGCAATATTACCTATGGAAGGCTGTGACAGCAATAGAGACGGCAGCCCATCGGATTTGGTAAGGCGGCGGTACAGGCGCTTTGCCTCTGGAGGGGCGGGACTTATCTGGTTCGAAGCCTGTGCGGTAGTCCATGAAGGCAGAGCGAATCCCCTTCAGATGTTTCTTACAAAAGATAATGTTAAAGAATTTGCCGAACTTGTAAAAGAAACCGATAGAGCAGCAGCAGAAGGAAATGGCGCAGGCCACAGACCGGTCAAAATTCTCCAACTTACCCATTCGGGAAGATACTCAAGACCTGATGATCTTCCGGCGCCTATGATCCCTCAGCACGATCCTATGCTGGACCCTACGGTAGGCCTATCGCCTGATGCGCCGGTTCTATCTGATGAGTACTTTGACAATCTTACCCAAAAATATGTAGAATCCGCCCTCCTTGCAAAAGAGGCAGGATTTGACGGTGTTGATATAAAATCCTGCCACAGATACTTACTATCGGAACTTGCCGCAAGCCATATGCGAGAGGGCAAATACGGAGGCTCCTTCGAAAACCGCACCCGATTTATCCTAAACACAATAAAAGCCGTTCGAGAAAAGGTTGGCGATGATTTTATAGTGGCTTCCAGGTTCAATGTATTTGACGCCCATCCTTATCCTTATGGTTTTGGCGTAGACAGGGAAAATTACATGAAACCTGACTTGACAGAGCCTTTAAAATTGGTTCGAAAGATGATCGAAAGCGGTGTAAATCTTTTAGGAAGCTCAGCAGGGAACCCTTACTACAAAGCAGTTTATGTAACAAGGCCCTTTGATACCCCTGTCATAGGAGGAGAAATGCCGGAAGAGCATCCCCTTGAAAGCGTTGCCCGGTTATTTGAGCTTACCCGCCAAGTGCAAAGAGAGGCAAAAGATATTCCGGTTATCGGCAGCGGCTATACTTGGCTTCGCTGGTTTTTACCCTATGCAGGCGCCGCAAATCTTCTAGAGGGAGCCTGCGGTATGATGGGGTTAGGGCGCCAAGCTATTGCGTATCCTGATGCGCCGAGGGATATCCTTACAAAAGGCAGGATGGAGCCTAATAAGTGCTGTATTACCTGCAGCAAATGCACCCAGATAATGCGGGACCATGGCCGCACCGGTTGCGTTATGCGCGACAGCCAGGTTTATTTGCCGCTATATAATGAGGCAAGAAAAAACGCCTCAAAAAAATAG
- the ilvD gene encoding dihydroxy-acid dehydratase: MIRKWNRESLDHRNALLFAMGVSEEDVRRPIIGIINAWNEMNPGHYPFKEIVPEIKKEIYAAGGLGLELPISGICDGICSNTPGDRYTLPARDLVSSEVETVAEVNMLEGMILLGSCDKVVPGMIMGALRVNIPTVMFTGGFMEPGCYNGKMITLTHTKQAYAAYVAGDIEEKDYREIVKNACPTPGVCPFMGTANTMCATAEILGLSPHGNASVKSQTEEWRAMGLAAAHRIVELVKDEIRPLDIIKQENFENVVRYMMATGGSTNSILHIPAMARQAHIDITPELFDKISRKVPVISAIYPNHPTYTMADFSAAGGLGAVLAELAESGLINTDAKGMFGTIADKIKLSKNLNKDVIKSVKSPIYEQGGLAVLSGNIATESAIVKFSAVDKAAWEFTGPAKVYNSQDEAWEAILKDEIVPGNVVIIRYEGPKGSPGMPHMETFMAAVLGKGLGTKIALVTDGRFSGATGGLAIGHVSPEAYDGGNIALIHDGDIIHIDITKRILTAEITDEEFTKRKSLWKPVQKPASGWLKLYRENTTSAHKGATMFWD; the protein is encoded by the coding sequence TCAATGCATGGAATGAAATGAATCCGGGGCATTACCCCTTCAAGGAGATAGTGCCTGAAATTAAAAAAGAAATTTATGCGGCAGGCGGCTTAGGACTTGAGCTTCCCATAAGCGGAATATGTGACGGCATTTGTTCAAACACACCGGGAGACCGATACACCCTTCCTGCAAGGGACCTTGTTTCATCGGAAGTTGAAACAGTTGCAGAAGTGAATATGCTGGAAGGGATGATACTCCTAGGAAGCTGCGACAAAGTGGTGCCGGGTATGATTATGGGTGCGCTTAGGGTGAATATCCCTACAGTTATGTTCACCGGCGGTTTTATGGAGCCCGGTTGTTATAACGGAAAGATGATAACTCTTACACATACCAAGCAGGCTTATGCGGCATATGTGGCAGGAGATATTGAAGAAAAAGACTATAGAGAAATAGTAAAAAACGCATGCCCCACTCCGGGCGTTTGCCCCTTTATGGGAACTGCCAATACCATGTGCGCTACTGCTGAAATCTTAGGCCTTTCTCCCCACGGCAATGCCAGCGTGAAATCTCAGACAGAGGAATGGCGCGCAATGGGGCTTGCCGCTGCCCACAGAATCGTAGAACTTGTAAAAGATGAAATAAGGCCTCTTGATATCATAAAACAGGAAAACTTTGAAAATGTGGTAAGATACATGATGGCAACAGGAGGGTCTACCAATTCAATCCTCCATATACCTGCCATGGCGCGACAGGCCCATATAGATATAACTCCTGAGCTTTTTGATAAGATAAGCCGCAAGGTTCCTGTTATCAGCGCTATTTATCCAAATCATCCCACCTACACTATGGCAGATTTTTCTGCTGCCGGAGGACTTGGCGCCGTTCTTGCAGAGCTTGCGGAAAGCGGTTTGATAAATACCGATGCAAAGGGCATGTTCGGCACTATAGCCGATAAGATAAAGCTTTCGAAAAATCTAAATAAGGATGTAATAAAATCTGTCAAAAGCCCAATATATGAGCAGGGCGGCCTTGCAGTGCTTTCCGGCAATATAGCAACTGAAAGCGCTATCGTGAAGTTTTCAGCAGTAGATAAAGCCGCATGGGAATTTACCGGTCCTGCTAAGGTATATAATTCCCAGGATGAAGCCTGGGAGGCGATTTTAAAAGATGAAATTGTTCCGGGAAATGTAGTAATCATACGCTACGAAGGGCCAAAGGGATCGCCGGGAATGCCTCATATGGAGACATTTATGGCAGCAGTGCTGGGAAAGGGTCTTGGTACCAAGATAGCCCTTGTAACTGACGGCAGATTTTCAGGAGCGACAGGCGGCCTTGCCATAGGCCATGTGTCTCCAGAAGCCTATGACGGCGGGAATATTGCGCTAATACATGATGGCGACATCATTCATATAGACATAACAAAGCGAATTTTGACAGCCGAAATAACCGATGAGGAATTCACAAAAAGAAAGAGTCTTTGGAAGCCTGTTCAAAAACCTGCCTCAGGTTGGCTGAAGCTTTACAGAGAAAACACTACATCGGCCCATAAAGGCGCAACGATGTTTTGGGATTAG